Proteins encoded within one genomic window of Besnoitia besnoiti strain Bb-Ger1 chromosome II, whole genome shotgun sequence:
- a CDS encoding pyrroline-5-carboxylate reductase (encoded by transcript BESB_036920), protein MAFALAKGFVESGRVAKAQISMLVRNDTKRSLVEDLGYIAIEDPASLVAADIVFLSVKPQDAEQVLRDLRPVIDKERHLLVSICAGLNIQMLARAVDKDSLNRRIARVMPNTPSQIRRGVSVFCMGPECTDSDRLTVEALMTAVGSCYEIQEKQMAAAGAISGSGPAFIFTLLDALSDAGVKNGLPRKLAQELAMDMIEGSAAFARVEFGRRHFAELKDQVTSPGGTTIAGIAALERWGFRNAIIQAIDATTDRAKDLGC, encoded by the exons ATGGCCTTTGCGCTTGCGAAAGGCTTCGTTGAGTCGGGGCGAGTGGCGAAGGCTCAGATCTCCATGCTCGTTCGAAACGACACCAAGCGTTCCCTCGTGGAGGATTTAGGGTACATCGCTATCGAAGACCCTGCCAGC CTGGTGGCGGCGGACATCGTCTTTCTGTCGGTAAAGCCGCAAGACGCCGAGCAAGTGCTTCGCGATTTGCGGCCTGTTATCGACAAGGAGCGGCATTTGCTCGTCTCGATTTGCGCGGGTCTGAACATCCAGATGCTGGCAAGAGCCGTGGATAAGGATTCTCTCAACCGCCGCATCGCGCGCGTTATGCCCAACACGCCGTCGCAgattcgccgcggcgtgagCGTCTTCTGCATGGGGCCAGAGTGCACAGACTCGGATCGCCTCACCGTCGAGGCGCTCATGACGGCCGTCGGCTCCTGCTATGAAATCCAGGAAAAGCAGatggctgccgccggcgcgatcAGCGGCTCAG GGCCTGCGTTCATTTTCACGCTTTTGGATGCGCTGTCAGACGCAGGCGTGAAGAa CGGACTGCCGCGGAAACTCGCGCAGGAGTTGGCGATGGATATGATTGAAGGCAGCGCGGCtttcgcgcgcgtggagtTCGGTCGCCGTCACTTTGCCGAGCTGAAAGATCAGGTCACGTCGCCAGGTGGGACTACCATCGCTGGCATCGCCGCGCTCGAACGCTGGGGCTTCCGGAACGCAA TTATTCAAGCAATCGATGCGACGACCGACCGTGCGAAGGACTTGGGCTGCTAA
- a CDS encoding hypothetical protein (encoded by transcript BESB_036870), with product MARAAKTLQLRANGLCAALRQANPAREEILTGYRRLGGSRLRVESHTQPQPLPAAARQLGGAHQLCRHWERPTCGASALCSSGACFDVSARSFSTRRGNLLGLDELERRLETGEAAPGFSQGGYDRRFEGAVVAATADVLLVRGLGAASVGSLVAFDGDASAASSFHLGVVLQLLDQDLTLVGLLGDCMRALPAPAAAPSAPGCAVSRAPLVGDVCRLFVGDSCGGVSEKDRKQITLPLLRHAPLSLLSTLASGNTPSQDAADAATASDAAREPQEFWNLFSLPARGTAPSQPRGSAATALLPTGSVVLDALSPLQLGASGAVVGPVGTGKSTSLLPLVASHLVSSSSPLAKASPAAITAAAASVRSSLSAAAAGLASPSETERALRLPPPSVIFLSLRASPLSALERWLDTLTSVAIPSATASMSLLGAAAAKAVRAAPWWRAGDEESKRATADEFAKLGREAAVTAAAQGLARGAGGRKSDEQPCVPPGLLFLYAHPEMQQMPCCIYTAPMLALKAALASQAAGQNVLLVIDGLDAHAAATEQLKQNVKNLLASPSARAVLPAAGASRKSQAVGRGVSTPGGVSVADAAEAGALPVLPFASLSSYYGQLVSQTGATAGEKNSSLSLLCVLDTPPGVCTPGSAAAAGVGADLTKQERQWSRVLSSTIHGDTSLGEATLRKAVEVAQEALISSVDKTVVFNPDAQLERQSMHQLNKGRRIYSGRQACAEATADARRKLDEESSLRASSGAKRKSGGGVGSFYPMVDVEFLLSSSPALLSADACAALSASCFSPSLQENPPPPEVLFEALKDLCHKHASCAKSGIQETGAAEREISGLPGVDSSAYDPSPLLSAAASAFAWQQKVLRSQTERQEMMAALKLFVDVWEEEELVSLRIASGVCTAQRAGRSFSAAEQVVLLRAAATLLFAPPTGEERAKEREREKSLSSAARVAAEAAGLALCKKPWFVGQDTGLVSFEDLCAFQEDLFGLFRELHPQVWKTLCRYLAQHEAQRRARKELAEPRAAGEAAAQERSVMVRDAALDCHLNERVKELLQLIGAIDRALLDLRPMLALTRPAFDA from the exons ATGGCTAGGGCCGCAAAaactctgcagctccgcgcaAATGGCCTCTGTGCGGCGCTGAGGCAGGCAAAccctgcgcgcgaggagattCTCACTGGATACAGAAGGCTTGGCGgctcccgcctccgcgtggagtcacacacgcagccgcagcctttgccagcagccgcccgccagctcggcggcgcccatCAGCTGTGCAGACACTGGGAGAGACCaacctgcggcgcgtctgcgctttGTTCTTCCGGCGCATGTTTCGACGTGTCTGCGCGTTCCTTCTCCACGAGGCGCGGAAACCTGCTGGGCCTCGATGAGTTGGAACGCAGACTCGAGACCGGAGAGGCCGCCCCGGGGTTCTCCCAAGGAGGCTACGACCGAAGATTTGAAGGCGCAGTCGTCGCAGCCACAG cTGACGTCCTTCTGGTGCGCGGCctgggcgcggcgtctgtcggCAGCCTAGTGGCGTTCGACGGAGACGCCTCAGCTGCCTCGTCGTTCCATCTTGGCGTtgtcctgcagctgctcgacCAAGATCTGACTCTCGTAGGGCTTCTCGGCGACTGCATGCGTGCCCttccggcgcctgccgccgccccctctgCTCCCGGCTGCGCGGTGAGCAGGGCGCCTCTCGTGGGCGACGTGTGCAGACTATTCGTCGgcgacagctgcggcggcgtttcAGAAAAGGACCGAAAGCAGATCACGTTGCCGCTCCTTCggcacgcgcctctctcgctgctctctACTCTTGCCTCTGGCAACACGCCGTCCCAAGACGCCGCCGATGCCGCCACCGCTTCTGATGCTGCGCGGGAGCCTCAGGAGTTTTGGaatctcttctcgctgcccgcgcggGGGACAGCTCCGTCGCAGCCCcgaggctctgcggcgacggctcTGCTCCCTACAGGCTCCGTGGTGCTCgacgcgctgtctccgctccagctgggcgcgtcgggcgcggtcGTCGGGCCTGTGGGGACAGGCAAGTCCACATCCCTCCTGCCGCTCGTGGCCTCGCACCttgtctcctcttcctcgccgctggcCAAGGCGAGTCCTGCGGCGATcaccgcggcggctgcgtccGTTCGCTCCAGTCtctcggcagccgctgcaggacTTGCCTCACCGTCAGAGACCGAGCGCGCGTTGCGCTTGCCGCCACCTTCTGTcattttcctctctctgcgggcgtctccgctgtcggcGCTGGAACGCTGGCTCGACACCCTGACTTCGGTGGCGATCCCCTCCGCTACGGCTTCGATGTCGCTGCtcggggcggccgcggccaaggccgtccgcgccgcgccgtggTGGCGCGCCGGGGATGAAGAAAGCAAACGGGCGACCGCAGACGAGTTTGCGAAGCTCGGGAGGGAGGCCGCTGTGACGGCGGCCGCTcagggcctcgcgcgaggcgcgggtgGGCGCAAGAGCGACGAGCAACCATGCGTGCCGCCTGGGCTTCTCTTTCTGTACGCCCACCCTGAGATGCAGCAGATGCCCTGCTGTATCTACACTGCGCCGATGCTCGCACTGAAGGCTGCTCTCGCGAGCCAGGCCGCCGGACAGAACGTCCTGTTAGTCATTGATGGACTcgacgcacacgccgccgcgactgAGCAGCTGAAACAAAATGTGAAAAacctcctcgcgtcgccctccgcccgcgccgtcctACCCGCCGCTGGGGCGAGCAGGAAGTCCCAGGCAGTAGGACGGGGTGTAAGTACACCCGGAGGCGTGTCTGTggcggacgccgcagaggccggtGCCCTACCCGTGTTACCGTTCGCTTCTCTCAGCAGTTACTACGGCCAGCTTGTGAGTCAGACAGGCGCAACTGCCGGCGAGAAAAattcttcgctgtcgcttctctgcgtcctcgacACGCCGCCAGGTGTATGCACACCCGGgagtgcggcggccgccggcgttgGCGCGGACCTGACGAAGCAAGAGAGGCAGTGGAGCCGCGTGCTCAGTTCGACGATCCACGGAGACACGTCCCTCGGCGAAGCGACGCTGCGGAAGGCTGTCGAGGTTGCGCAAGAGGCGCTCATTTCCTCTGTGGATAAGACCGTCGTATTCAACCCCGACGCGCAACTCGAAAGACAGAGCATGCACCAACTCAACAAGGGTCGCCGCATCTACTCGGGGCGCCAGGCCTGCGCTGAAGCAACGGCGGACGCCAGGCGGAAGTTGGACGAGGAGAGTTCtcttcgcgcgtcctccgggGCGAAGCGAAAGAGTGGCGGGGGTGTCGGCTCTTTCTACCCGATGGTCGACGTCGAGTTTCTTCTCTCAAGCTCACCAGCGCTCCTATctgcagatgcatgcgctgcgctctccgcctcgtgcttctcgccgtcgctccaAGAGAACCCACCCCCCCCGGAGGTGCTGTTTGAGGCACTCAAAGACCTCTGCCACAAGCATGCGAGCTGCGCGAAATCAGGTATCCaggagacgggcgcggcggagcgggaGATCTCAGGCCTGCCGGGAGTGGACTCCAGCGCGTACGATccctcgccgctgctttCGGCCGCAGCCAGTGCATTTGCGTGGCAGCAGAAGGTGCTGCGGAGTCAGACCGAGCGCCAGGAGATGATGGCGGCGCTCAAGTTGTTCGTGGACGTttgggaggaagaagagctcgTCAGTCTGCGGATCGCGtcaggtgtatgtacagctcagcgcgcaggccgctcgTTCAGCGCGGCTGAGCAAGTcgtgcttcttcgcgcggcggcgacgctgctgtTTGCGCCGCCGACTGGGGAGGAGCgggcgaaggagcgcgagcgggaaaagtcgctgtcctctgcggcgcgcgtggcagcggaggcagcgggccTCGCGCTGTGCAAGAAGCCTTGGTTCGTTGGGCAGGACACCGGGCTCGTTTCCTTCGAGGACCTGTGCGCCTTCCAGGAAGATCTCTTCGGGCTCTTTCGCGAGCTGCATCCGCAGGTATGGAAGACGCTATGCAGGTACCTCGCACAgcacgaggcgcagcgccgcgcgcggaaggagctCGCTGAGCCGCGGGCAGctggcgaagcggcggcgcaggagcggaGTGTCATGgtgagagacgcggcgctaGACTGCCACCTCAACGAACGAGTCAAAGAGCTGCTGCAACTGATTGGCGCCATCGATAGAGCCCTCCTTGACTTGAGACCTATGCTCGCCCTCACGCGGCCTGCTTTCGACGCgtga
- a CDS encoding putative autophagy-related protein 3 atg3 (encoded by transcript BESB_036900): MASARKGVAGDESSDLANPSTSSLSSSSYSSPSSSSSSFSSFSAGGLTSLTSLSGSNVTHRLADVGRSIFASFTSAPVDSSFLAKGTLTPQEFVNAGDLLTHKFPTWQWQGCGKAGKRPSSWLPADKQFLITRSVPCYRRVRDMDNALNSRVGHDAEGGWMLPLLGDEEAEGRDGDGGDAPDLAQSMQSLRIKPAGGEKEAAGHSGDAPSAHTRSTQPGKPNDDVPDLMSFADIDDLVQEEHDPAAADSPSYFVRNAPDAEIVAARTYDLSITYDKYFQTPRIWLFGYSENGVPLTPEEIFEDILTDYAAKTVTVDPHPCTGIPTASIHPCRHASVMKKVADSWVERGMKPRHDLALLVLLKFISSVIPTIEYDFTMDIDMFIPHTGKEKVAK; this comes from the exons ATGGCTTCCGCGCGTAAGGGCGTGGCCGGTGACGAGTCGTCGGACCTCGCAAACCCTTCGACGTCGtccctctcgtcttcctcctattcgtctccctcttcttcatcgtcctctttttcttccttttctgccGGGGGTTTGACGAGCTTGACAAGTTTGAGTGGAAGCAACGTGACGCATCGGCTTGCGGACGTCGGTCGGTCGATTTTTGCGAGTTTCACGTCCGCGCCAGTCGACTCTTCTTTCCTCGCAAAGGGCACGCTCACGCCGCAGGAGTTCGTCAACGCCGGCGACCTCCTCACTCACAAATTCCCGACGTGGCAATG GCAAGGCTGTGGCAAGGCTGGAAAGCGGCCGTCGAGTTGGCTTCCAGCCGACAAGCAGTTCCTCATCACGCGTAGCGTTCCCTGCTACCGGCGCGTCAGAGACATGGACAACGCACTCAACTCCAGA GTGGGACACGACGCGGAGGGTGGATGgatgctgccgctgctgggcgacgaggaagcggagggacgcgacggcgacggcggcgatgCGCCAGACTTGGCACAGAGCATGCAGAGTCTCCGAATCAaacccgccggcggcgagaaggaagccgcagggcacagcggagacgcgccgtcTGCCCACACGCGATCCACGCAGCCGGGGAAACCCAAC GATGACGTGCCCGACTTGATGAGCTTCGCGGACATCGACGACCTGGTTCAGGAG GAACATGAcccagcggcagcagacTCTCCTTCGTATTTTGTGCGCAACGCGCCAGACGCAG agatcgtcgcggcgaggacgtATGACTTGAGCATCACGTATGACAAGTACTTCCAGACGCCTCGCATTTGGTTGTTTGGCTACAGCGAG AACGGTGTTCCATTGACTCCCGAAGAGATTTTCGAAGATATTCTCACCGACTACGCGGCGAAAACCGTCACAGTCGACCCGCATCCGTGCACCGGCATCCCCACCGCGTCCATCCACCCCTGCAG GCACGCGAGCGTCATGAAGAAAGTGGCGGATAGTTGGGTGGAGCGCGGCATGAAGCCGCGACACGATCTCGCGCTCCTGGTTCTGCTGAAATTCATTTCCAGCGTGATTCCGACGATTGAGTACGACTTCACCATGGATATCGACATGTTCATTCCGCACACAGGGAAGGAGAAGGTTGCCAAGtga
- a CDS encoding signal recognition particle (SRP9) domain-containing protein (encoded by transcript BESB_036880), translating to MVLLSDWQAFVLAVRDMITHSPNTTRCTIKYKRQAAELTLKVTDNVTCVKYKASSPAEMKNIDRFGRAFMQWTLRPSSSVEDLPFDFLPTGGDSAQGKREAKTRRRKRGA from the exons ATGGTGCTCCTTTCTGACTGGCAAGCCTTCGTGCTTGCAGTCAGAGACATGATCACACACAGCCCGAACACG ACGCGCTGCACGATTAAGTACAAGCGACAGGCTGCGGAGCTCACCTTGAAGGTCACAGACAATGTCACG TGCGTCAAGTATAAGGCCTCGAGCCCAGCAGAGATGAAGAACATCGACCGCTTCGGGCGCGCGTTCATGCAATGGACTCTGCGCCCTTCGTCGTCTGTCGAGGACTTGCCTTTTGACTTTTTGCCGA cgggcggcgactcGGCACAAggcaagcgcgaggcgaagacgcgacgAAGGAAAAGAGGGGCGTGA
- a CDS encoding replication factor-a protein 1 (rpa1) subfamily protein (encoded by transcript BESB_036910), producing MQPHPRLGAPPGDFSAQSPARAHSSSFSARSAGASASYGGDTPHFDGQPPPGFPPQVSFGFLTKFADAAFALQRQKGVCPSAQELLQLVDPHDPALLCLAALHAKNKTIITVSDGVSWCRIASTQLPPLAPGASEPPTEEDLNAAALALSGCVIRLGQISITRTPRGKHIILARAFQVLSRDYHGVAERLQMQQRAEVAFPSLQEAGAPAAAPSPCGLPHASPSHASSSSAAAARPLHAPPAAHAGEDGLHGRHAASHFPQSREEGAAARAQPLYVQRADVRAQPLYPPPRDGGLPSAGGPQRSMQSLASHRVAPYASAGSQQGQHGMRPAESFIPLKDLTAYVAKWTIRARVDIKGDIRKFNGARGPGQLFNVELKDKDGEIRATFFNTAVDKWFNVLQEGKVYCFRGGTVKPKNPRFNQTRHDYEITFDERSTITEVEGGDDIPSVTADLVDICGVEQKEVNSTISLMAVVHDYRPVQSITIKSTGQQKPKRDVYLVDEGGASLALTLWGDKADAIPEEQLSQKPVVLLKNVKVGDWNGKKLDSQGHTRIELFPDSSRAAELQDWWNREGSQRSGFTSISGGGSSSIGRKEVLKSLEQVAQEAAQAEASVLSDKGVYATCCALLERVGDDRFSWPACPDCRKKMSEDMPGCWVCPSCRKQCEQPNHTYMLNLSLMDVTGSLRCSCIGDKAEEFMSHTKAETVLLLAEHRALDEEGRSFQDIFADANLEEWIFRICSKYDSWMDEVSIKQRVVAAAPLFRQASEQTQHRLDFVRSAFHHLNIPLP from the exons ATGCAGCCGCATCCGCGCCTgggggcgccgccgggcgacttctccgcgcagtctcccgcgcgcgctcaCTCGTCGAGTTTctcggcgcggagcgcgggcgcgtctgcgtcctaCGGCGGCGACACTCCGCACTTTGACGGTCAGCCGCCTCCAGGGTTTCCGCCGCAGGTCTCCTTTGGCTTTCTCACCAAGTTCGCAGACGCGGCTTTCGCTTTGCAGCGGCAGAAGGGCGTCTGCCCTTccgcgcaggagctgctgcagctcgttGATCCCCACGACCCCGCACTGCtttgcctcgcggcgctccacgcgaaaaacaaaacgat CATCACAGTCTCAGATGGAGTCAGCTGGTGCCGCATCGCCtcgacgcagctgccgcccctCGCACCGGGAGCCTCCGAGCCTCCGACGGAGGAAGACTTGAACGCCGCAGCTCTTGCGCTCTCCGGCTGTGTAATTCGACTCGGGCAGATCAGCATCACGCGAACGCCCCG AGGAAAGCACATCATTCTCGCCCGCGCTTTCCAAGTGCTGTCGCGCGACTACCACGGCGTTGCGGAGCGACTCCAaatgcagcagcgagcggag GTCGCTTTTCCCTCGCTTcaagaggccggcgcgcctgcagcagcgccctcTCCGTGCGGTCTCCCGCACGCGTCTCCGTCCcacgcgtcttcttcgtctgctgcggcggctaggccgctgcatgcgcctcctgcggcgcacgcaggcgaggacgggCTCCACGGTCGGCACGCAGCGTCGCATTTTccgcagagccgcgaagaaggcgccgccgcccgcgcgcagccgctctaCGTGCAGAGAGCCGAcgtccgcgcgcagccgctgtatcctccgccgcgcgacggcggccttcCGAGCGCAGGAGGCCCGCAGCGGAGCATGCAGAGTCTGGCGAGCCACAGAG TCGCGCCTTACGCGTCCGCGGGGTCTCAGCAGGGACAACACGGCAtgcggccggcggagagTTTCATTCCGTTGAAAGATCTCACGGCCTACGTAGCCAAATGGACgattcgcgcgcgcgttgaCATCAA AGGCGACATTCGAAAGTTcaacggcgcgcgagggcctgGGCAGTTGTTCAACGTGGAGTTGAAGGACAAAGAC GGCGAAATCCGCGCGACCTTCTTCAACACAGCCGTGGATAAGTGGTTCAACGTGCTGCAGGAAGGCAAG GTCTACTGTTTCCGCGGCGGCACCGTCAAGCCGAAGAATCCTCGTTTCAACCAGACGCGGCACGACTACGAGATCACTTTCGATGAAAGGTCGACAATCACGGAagtcgagggcggcgacgacatTCCTTCCGTGAC CGCGGACTTGGTGGACATTTGTGGAGTTGAGCAGAAGGAGGTCAACTCGACGATCAGCCTCATGGCAGTTGTCCACGACTACCGCCCGGTTCAGTCCATCACCATCAAG TCCACCGGCCAGCAGAAACCGAAGAGAGACGTGTACCTGgtcgacgagggcggcgcgtcgctggcgctgaCGCTTTGGGGCGACAAGGCAGACGCGATTCCGGAGGAACAACTCAGTCAAAAACCTGTCGTTCTGCTCAAAA ACGTGAAAGTTGGCGACTGGAATGGCAAGAAACTGGATTCGCAAGGGCACACGCGCATCGAGCTCTTCCccgacagcagccgcgccgcggagctccaGGACTGGTGGAATCGC GAAGGCAGCCAACGCAGCGGCTTCACGTCAATCTCCGGGGGGGGCAGCTCTTCGATAGGCCGCAAGGAAGTCCTCAAGTCACTTGAGCAAGTTGCGCAGGAGGCTGCCCAGGCCGAGGCTTCAGTCT tgTCTGACAAGGGCGTTTACGCGACCTGCTGCGCGCTCCTCGAGCGCGTCGGCGATGACAGATTCTCGTGGCC GGCTTGTCCCGACTGTCGCAAGAAGATGAGCGAAGACATGCCGGGGTGCTGGGTGTGCCCCAGTTGCAGGAAGCAGTGTGAGCAGCCGAACCACACCTACATGTTGAATTTGTCGCTGATGGACGTCACtggctcgctgcgctgcagctgcatcgGCGACAAGGCTGAGGAGTTCATGAGCCATACCAAGGCCGAGAccgtccttcttctcgccgagCACCGCGCGCTCGATGAGGAGGGCCGTTCCTTCCAAGACATCTTCGCCGACGCGAATCTTGAG GAGTGGATTTTCCGCATTTGCTCTAAGTACGATTCGTGGATGGACGAGGTCTCGATCAAGCAGCGCGtggtcgccgcagcgccgctctTCCGGCAGGCCTCTGAGCAGACTCAGCATCGGCTGGACTTTGTGAGGAGTGCGTTTCACCATCTCAACATTCCGCTGCCTTGA
- a CDS encoding hypothetical protein (encoded by transcript BESB_036890), which produces MEFRRCGWLLPVSGFISCALCIVSVFGVEVESSNTQLSHDSLISIDDEASGFSWSAEETHLDWEQVAPMSFSGLEDKSTDSENAAPLRILEEPASAESPLFSAETLVEGSFDTEFPSYMPVAELNSEGQRVFSDGTVIPPPDKGSQALPVIGWKANEDADDYTVTLLTSSGDLKEVRTTKHELRESVLKGTPLDFKVVDGTDDEVVSPQHHKCKFHGCFSASFSMAPMPMPMPMPMPMPMPAPMPMPMPVPTPMPVPTPMPVPTPMPVPTPMPVPTPYPTPMPVPTPTPMPVYLPIQQTVHGGFTNQNSWFSGGSSSQSGFYGSSVGPSMGMGGGVMGGGVMAGGVMGGGVMAGGVMGGGVMGGVGTPGFPGVM; this is translated from the exons ATGGAGTTCCGGCGGTGTGGCTGGCTCCTGCCAGTGTCCGGTTTTATTTCATGCGCTTTGTGCATCGTGTCCGTGTTCGGTGTCGAGGTGGAGTCGAGTAACACTCAACTGAGCCACGATAGTCTGATTTCTATCGACGACGAGGCATCCGGGTTCTCCTGGAGCGCAGAAGAAACCCATCTGGACTGGGAGCAAGTTGCTCCCATGTCGTTCTCAGGACTAGAAGACAAATCCA CTGACTCGGAGAATGCGGCACCCCTGAGGATCCTGGAGGAGCCGGCAAGTGCGGAATCGCCGCTTTTCTCGGCTGAAACGCTGGTGGAAGGGTCCTTTGATACGGAGTTCCCCTCGTACATGCCAGTCGCAGAACTGAACAGCGAGGGCCAGCGCGTCTTTTCCGACGGCACTGTTATCCCGCCGCCGGACAAGGGTTCTCAGGCACTGCCTGTGATTGGCTGGAAAGCGAACGAGGATGCCGACGATTACACTGTGACGCTCCTGACATCCTCGGGCGACCTGAAGGAAGTGCGGACGACTAAGCATGAGTTGCGAGAGAGTGTGCTGAAAGGCACGCCTCTGGACTTTAAGGTTGTCGACGGGACGGACGATGAAGTGGTGTCACCTCAGCACCACAAATGCAAATTCCATGGCTGTTTCAGTGCGAGCTTCAGCATGGCGCCTATGCCAATGCCCATGCCGATGCCCATGCCAATGCCCATGCCCGCTCCTATGCCCATGCCTATGCCGGTTCCAACTCCGATGCCAGTTCCAACGCCCATGCCAGTTCCGACGCCAATGCCAGTGCCAACTCCGATGCCGGTTCCAACCCCGTACCCGACTCCAATGCCGGTTCCAACGCCGACACCGATGCCAGTTTATCTGCCAATACAACAAACGGTCCACGGCGGCTTCACCAACCAGAACTCCTGGTTTTCTGGAGGATCCTCCTCGCAGTCTGGATTCTACGGAAGCTCAGTCGGACCCTCGATGGGCATGGGAGGGGGAGTCATGGGAGGGGGAGTCATGGCAGGGGGAGTCATGGGAGGGGGAGTCATGGCAGGGGGAGTCATGGGAGGGGGAGTCATGGGAGGTGTAGGTACACCCGGGTTCCCAGGCGTGATGTAA